The DNA sequence AGCTGTTTTTCATGCTGGTGGCTTGGATATCGGTATTGTTAGGTACCTTAGGTATCTTTTTGCCGCTGTTACCTACCACTCCGTTTATATTGCTAGCAGTCGTGCTGTTTTCTAAAAGCTCGCCGCGTTTTGAATTATGGCTGCTGCAACATAAAGTATTTGGCCCCCTAATTAATAATTGGCAACGCTATGGTGTTGTTAGTCTAAAAGCCAAATGCAGTGCCACGCTAATGGTAGTGATTTCGGCTGGGCTTATGATGTGGATGAATGTGCCGTTGTTTGCTCGAATCATCGCGGGTAGCTGTTTATTTTTAGTTATGTGCTTTTTGTGGAGTCGGCCTTCAAACAAAGAAAATATTCGATAATATCCTCTCCTTTGTCTATAGTTTTAATATTATCAATAGTGGCGATTCAAGGAGTCGGCATGCGCTCAATCCA is a window from the Agarivorans sp. TSD2052 genome containing:
- a CDS encoding YbaN family protein; translation: MMLKLFFMLVAWISVLLGTLGIFLPLLPTTPFILLAVVLFSKSSPRFELWLLQHKVFGPLINNWQRYGVVSLKAKCSATLMVVISAGLMMWMNVPLFARIIAGSCLFLVMCFLWSRPSNKENIR